In one Rutidosis leptorrhynchoides isolate AG116_Rl617_1_P2 chromosome 8, CSIRO_AGI_Rlap_v1, whole genome shotgun sequence genomic region, the following are encoded:
- the LOC139864767 gene encoding uncharacterized protein has translation MPVKMKLDKRGIDLHLVRCPLCDDGLETVDHSLIFCNHSLDLWNRVFGWWNLGQFSNLSMGEILRGNLPVSSSSFGKKIWEAVEWVCAYFIWKNRNNMVFHGKCWTTPVALNEIQIKSFGWISRREKRKKIDWFSWLSNPSIYLNM, from the coding sequence ATGCCGGTAAAGATGAAACTTGATAAAAGAGGGATTGATTTGCACTTAGTTAGATGTCCACTATGTGACGATGGCTTAGAAACAGTTGATCACTCTCTTATCTTCTGCAATCATTCGTTGGATCTCTGGAATCGTGTTTTTGGGTGGTGGAACTTGGGTCAGTTTTCTAATCTTAGTATGGGTGAAATATTACGAGGCAATCTTCCGGTTTCATCATCAAGCTTTGGCAAGAAAATTTGGGAAGCCGTTGAATGGGTTTGTGCGTATTTCATTTGGAAAAACAGGAACAATATGGTCTTTCATGGCAAGTGTTGGACCACTCCAGTGGCGCTGAATGAAATACAAATCAAATCATTCGGGTGGATTTCGCGAAGGGAAAAAAGGAAAAAAATCGATTGGTTTTCTTGGTTGAGTAATCCGAGTATCTACCTTAATATGTAA